A stretch of the Chelonoidis abingdonii isolate Lonesome George chromosome 11, CheloAbing_2.0, whole genome shotgun sequence genome encodes the following:
- the ANXA9 gene encoding LOW QUALITY PROTEIN: annexin A9 (The sequence of the model RefSeq protein was modified relative to this genomic sequence to represent the inferred CDS: substituted 1 base at 1 genomic stop codon) translates to MLLGDGMDRRSLTHEILSQLPLAQQTTAWGTLGTIKSYLGFDAESDLQHLVEAIAGNDNAIPPXRGADHGAILDVLTNRTNAQRQQITKMFQALTKQDLLKSMEAALSGNLERVIMGLLKPLAQYDAHELRVAMQGMGTDEDALIEILSTRSNQQLRESLAFYQQDFKADPEKDIALETSGWFKEILLALAKGKREHYTGIIDYALIQQDAEPVTALLLLLGSCGARSEGASERTWISIFTQRSPEHLSRVFGQYRKSHGLEVEETICKRFQGDGQVAMLALDPAASSGRTRLWAAFEAQKNMSTSMCVGTKASVCRNTPRYFTERLHNAMKGPGTDVKVLTRILISCSETDLLSIRSEFRKRHGKSLYSCLQVETRGDYQAALLALCRAEDL, encoded by the exons ATGCTCCTGGGGGATGGGATGGACAGACGTTCCCTCACCCACGAGATTCTCAGTCAACTGCCTCTGGCCCAGCAG ACAACAGCCTGGGGGACGCTGGGCACCATCAAATCCTACCTGGGCTTTGACGCGGAGAGTGATCTTCAGCATCTCGTGGAGGCCATCGCAGGCAATGATAATGCAATCCCACCATAgaggg GTGCTGACCATGGGGCCATCCTGGATGTGCTGACCAATCGGACCAATGCCCAGAGGCAGCAGATCACCAAGATGTTCCAGGCCCTCACCAAGCAG GACCTGCTGAAATCCATGGAAGCGGCTCTGTCTGGAAACCTGGAGCGGGTCATCATGGGGCTGCTGAAGCCTCTGGCTCAGTATGACGCTCACGAGCTGAGGGTGGCCATGCAG GGCATGGGCACTGACGAAGATGCTTTGATTGAAATTCTCTCCACTCGATCCAACCAACAGCTCAGAGAAAGCCTGGCCTTTTACCAGCAAG ATTTTAAAGCAGACCCTGAAAAGGACATAGCCTTGGAAACCAGCGGTTGGTTCAAGGAAATTCTCCTGGCGCTAGCAAAG GGGAAGCGCGAGCACTACACCGGGATCATCGACTATGCCCTGATACAGCAGGATGCTGAG CCCGTCAccgctctcctcctccttctagGCTCTTGCGGAGCCAGGAGCGAGGGGGCCAGTGAGAGGACGTGGATAAGCATCTTCACGCAGCGAAGCCCCGAGCATCTCAGCAGAG TGTTCGGTCAGTACCGGAAATCCCACGGGCTGGAGGTGGAAGAGACCATCTGCAAGCGCTTCCAGGGAGATGGCCAGGTGGCCATGCTGGCCCTAG ACCCTGCAGCGTCAAGCGGGAGAACCAGGCTCTGGGCTGCATTTGAGGCCCAGAAGAACATGAGCACGAGCATGTGCGTGGGCACAAAGG CCTCGGTGTGCAGGAACACCCCGCGCTACTTCACCGAGAGGCTGCACAACGCCATGAAG ggccCCGGCACCGATGTCAAAGTCCTGACCCGCATCCTGATCTCCTGCAGTGAAACCGACCTGCTGAGCATCCGCTCTGAGTTCAGGAAGCGCCATGGGAAATCTCTGTACTCCTGTCTCCAG GTGGAGACGAGAGGCGATTACCAGGCAGCGCTGCTAGCCTTGTGCAGGGCGGAAGACCTGTAG